TCGGAGGAGACGTGCCGGAACGCTTCGAAGAACACGCCCGCCGCTCCATTCCGCTCTATGACGAAGGGCATGAGCTTATACTGAAGATAAGCGACTCCTTTATCGGCGAGAATTCCGTCGTTTACGATCTCGGCTGCTCTACGGGTCGCCTGCTCTATCGCCTCGCCGAGAGACATGCCGCTCAGGGCATCCGCTGTGTCGGAGTGGAGCGCGAAGAGGCGATGATCGAATATGCGCGCCGTCAGAATGCGCATCCGGCGATTGAATATAAGGCCGAAGACGTGCTGGAGTTCGATCTCGGTCAGGAGAAGGCCGATCTGATCATCTGCTATTATACCGTGCAGTTCGTGCGGCCGGCGGTGAGGCAGGATCTGATCAACCGGATCTTTCAGGGATTGCGGTGGGGGGGCGCTCTGCTGCTTTTCGAGAAAACCAGAGGCCCCGATGCCCGTTTTCAGGATCTGCTGACGGGTCTGTACAACGATTTCAAGCTGGATCGCGGCTATGAGGCCTCTGAAATTCTACGAAAATCGCAGTCCCTGCGAGGAGTTCTTGAGCCATTTTCTACGCAGGGGAACCTCGACTTGCTTGCACGTGCGGGTTTCCAGGATTGTATGACCATACTGAAATATATCTGCTTTGAAGGGATGATTGCAATCAAATGAAAAGCTTCATGATCACGGTCGGGAATTTCTTTTTTCGCTGGAGGGACACGGCCTTCTCTCTGATCTTTCTCGGCGGACTGGTTCTGATCGCGTATCCGCGGCCCGGCTACTGGGTAACGGGATGGTTCGGCGATCTGCAGGTCGATCAGATCCTCTCCCTTCTCGGACTTCTGCTTGCGCTGTCGGGCATCGGAGTGCGCGCCCTTGTGATCGGCTTCATCTACGTGAAACGTGCGGGCGATCGTAAAAAGATCCACGCCGACGAGCTCTTTCGCGACGGCCTGTTCGCACATTCGCGCAATCCGCTGTACGTCGGCAACCTGCTCGTCGTCACCGGAGCGATGTTCACGGTGAACCTGGGGCTCTTCTGGTTTATCGTTCTGCCTTTCTTCTACTTCGTCTATTATTGCATCATTTTCGCCGAAGAAGACTTCCTCTCGAAAAAATTCGGAGCCGGCTATGCCGAGTATATGACGACGGTCAACCGTCTGTTTCCCGGCAACCTCGGCAAACTGAGCAGCTCGTTTAAAGGCCTGACCTTCCTCTTCAAAAGAGTCGTCAAGGTCGAGCATGCTTCGACGTCGCTGATCCTCTTCTCGGTACTTGCGGCAAATCTTCTGAAGTTCCGTTACCGTTACGGCATCGATTATGATACGGCCCTGCAGCAATCTCTGATCGCCGGTATCGTTATCGTGCTGCTCTATTTCATCACGGCCACGTCGCTGAAGCAGGCGGGTAAACTGGAATGGAATCAGAACGACTGAGCGACCTCGTTTCTTGGCCGCTGCTTGCCCTGGGCATCGTTCTTACGCTGATCGGAGTGTCGCCGCTTCTTACAGCGGCGGCCATCATGGCGGGCCTGATGCCGAAGCCCGAGACGATGCAGATCGGCGGCATGTTTCTCTCGGCCGCCTTCTTTCTTGCAACGGGCCTGCCCGCTCTCTTTTCGTTCGTGCTGCGTGAGAAGGCCTCTTCACGTACGCTCGCCCGGGTGACCGGTGGGCTGCTTCTGATTTTCGCCCTAGCCTTCCCGTTCACGCTTGCGATTAACGTTCCGTTTTTTATTCCGCTGTTTTTCTATGTTAGCGGGGCCACTGGAATCTGGGCGCTTCTGCGGAGTAGATAACGGGAGCGTCGCCCCAGAGCTTTTCGAGGTTGTAGTAGTTCCGCTGCTCCTGCACGAAAACGTGCAGCACGACATCGACGAAGTCGTGAATGACCCATCCCGATTCCACATCAAGCGGTCGTATCTTTTTATTTGTCAGATGCTCGCCAAAACGACGCGAGATCTCACGAGCCGTCGTTCCGAGCTGAAGCGATGATCCGGCCGTTGCGATCATAAAGAAGCAGAAATACGGATTCACATCTTCCAGATTCATCACCTTGATATCGGTGAGCTTCTTCTCATCGAGAAAGGCGACCAGATCCTCAACAAGCTTGCGGATCACGGGATCTGACGATGGCTTGCGATACTCTGCTTCGACTGCAGGCCGCTGCGCTTTGACGACGTCGGCCTTCTTCGCAGGGGCGACCTTCTTAACCGGCTTTATCGCTTCTTTTTCAGTCGCCTTTATGGTCTTTTTTGTGGCCTTTTTTGCGGTCTTTTTCACCGTCTTCGTTACAGCCTTCTTAACGGCCTTTTTTACGGCCTTCTTTGCGGGCGTGACGGCCGATCTTTCGACCGACTTCTTTGCCGTCGCCGGGGATTTCTTTGCCGTCGTTTTCTTCGCTTCTTTCGTAACGCTCTTTTTTACGGATTTCTTTGTCGCCATTTTAAGATTCCTGAATGATTTCTGAGAGACACGTTTTGAGCCCCTACGGCGAAAATCCATAGCAAGCGCACCGGTAAAGTAAATTCGAAGCAAGCAGAAGCTGCCCTGCTCTTTGCGTGCGGGCGAGTGAACCTCAGAGAGCACTGAGCACGCAGAGAATAGGCAGAGCAGTGTACCACAGAGGACCCGGAGGACCCGGAGAAGACCAGAGAGAAGAATACTTAGAGGACTATCTCCTCCCGTTCTCTTTCGCGCCTTTAGCGTATTTCTCGGTCAACAACTTTTCTTCTTTTCTCTCTTCCTGCGCGTCCTCTGAGACCTCAGCAGTTAAACCTCTTTGCGTCATCCTGAATAGAGAAATTCAACCAGTAGAGTAGAGAGGGTGCCGGAAGCCCGGCAGCCCTCCCCCTCGTCAAACCGGACGTGCAGATTTCCCGCATCCGGCTTTCCCGAAAACAGACCATCCCAGAGCGTATTCATTTGAGATAGAGCAGTCCCATTTTGCTTATCTGGGAGTAGAAGCTCACACCATTCGGCGGGCGAAAACCACGCTGACTTCTTCTCTTTAAATGCACTGTTAAGCGATGAACTGTATAGGAGTTGACTTTTCTAAAGGAAGCCGCTGGATAACCGAAGCGAAAATAATTTGACCAGCCGACAAGGGTTCTGTTGATACCGCCTATCATCTCATCAATAGGTTGATAGCACATCTTCTTGCCCGTCATGATCTTAAGCCTATCCCGCATCCGCTGCACGGCTTTCTTAGAGGGTAACACATTCAAATAGTCTCGATTTCTGCCCTTGAGATCGCGATCAAACCGAAAGGTAAACCCGAGAAAATCCAGACTCGCTTTCTTCTCCTTCAAGTTGACTGTCTTCGTCTTGTCACGATTGATCTTAAGACCCATGCGGGCTTCAATGAATCCCTCAACAAAATCGGTGAGGCGATCCGATTGATACCGGGCCAACACGACAAAGTCATCCGCATAACGAACAAGTTTTGCGTTGGCCCACACAGCGGGTCCGTTACGACCATGAAACACCTTATCGAAGTAATGTAGAAACAGGTTCGCGAGCAGCGGGGAGATCACTCCCCCCTGAGGCGTTCCCTGTTTCGATCTTGCGATGCGTGGTGGACTCCCTTTATCGTCGGGGGGTTCAACCACAGGCGTCTTCAACCACATCCGGATCAGTCGCAAGACCGACCTGTCACTGATTCTCTGCTCAACGCAGAGAATCAGTTTGTCATGTGGGATGGAATCGAAGTATCCTTTGAGATCAGCATCATATACAGCCTGAAAACCCGACAGAATATGACTTCTGATTTCTGCGAGCGCTGTATGTGCAGATCTTTTCGGTCTGAACCCGTAGGAACAGTCGAGAAAATCAGCCTCATAGATAGGCTCGATAATCAGGAGAGTCGCCATTTGCACGACTCGGTCTTTAATCGTCGGAATGCCAAGAGGACGGCGTCTTCCATCCGGCTTCGCAATATACTTCCTGCGGACCGGGCTTGGTCTGTACGTCTTCTCTTTCAGTTCCTTCTGTATCGATTCAAGAAATGCTTTCGCACCTCCTTTGCTGTTCTCAATTTGTTTGAAGGTTATCCCGTCAACGCCGGGAGAACCGCGATTCGCTTTCACTCGTGAATACGCCGCCTCCAGAACGTCCATCCTGAAGATACGATCATAAAGCACGTAAAATTTGAAGCGTGGTTCGTTCCTCGCCTTGTGATAGAGTTTCGATCTCAAAAGAGCGAGCTTCTCGGAAAGTCCCTTCTGGTTAAGCGGTATCGCTGCCTCAGTTCCCTTTCCTTCTTCCGTAGAGGATGTTTCCATCAAGCGGTCTTACTCCTTTTCTTATCCAAACTTGTTTTCGGCAGAGTCCCTTCGCTCCACCGGAATTACCCGACTTCCTCGCTACTATGGACTCCTCCGACTCCCGATGAGGATGAGTCACAGTTATGGATTCCTGTCACTCGTTGCCGAATCCCTCACCGGGCCTCCCAGGTTCCTCATGTCTTCCTTCTGCAAGTGCTATCCGCTCTGACCCCGAGCAGCCAGTCGGGTGCTAACCATTGCTTCCCCGACCGTGTCAGGCTTCACCAACTCCGAGAGGCTGGCCGCTGCTAATGGTGTAACGAGGCTCATGTCGGTTCACTTTTGTTACGGCCCTTACATTTGATCCGCGTGGCTTCACCCAAATGGATTACTCCAGCAGATGCACGCTTCACTACCCGCCGAATGGCTAATTGCGGGGTGGGTACCTTTCAACCCACGGGAGAACACAGGCTTATCCTGGCGCACCGGAGGCACGGAGAAATCTAAAAGAAAAGCCGGGAGAAGGGATCGGGCCATCAATCCTTCCTCAACCGTTCATTCTCCCCGTGGTCAATTCCCTCCGCGTCCCCTGAGCCCTCTGCGGTTAAACTTCTTTGCTGCGATGCTACGAGAAAAACCACGACAAGCTACCACGGAGAACCCGGAGAAGACCAGAGAGAAGAATATTTGGAGCCCCGTCCCATTTCGCGCTTTTAGCGTATTTCGCGGTTAAAAACTCTTCTTCTTTTCTCTCTTTTCTCCGCGCCATCAGGGACCTCTGTGGTGAATCCTTCTTCCCTCGCTGTCCCTCGTAACGTTCTGCTATTCCTTCAGCAGGGATTTCATGTTGAAGTCCTTGCCCATGATAACCGTTGCATGCAGATCGAGAGCACGGCGTCTGAAAAAGACGCGATTCTCTGACAGGCCGAGCAATTCCATAAGCAGCCGTGCCTTTCTGAAGTCTCCGGAATGCTCGATGGCCGTCGAATGAGCGAAGTCCTGACTGCGATAGTTATCCGTATTGAGTACGCGCACGCCGCGATTGTGAACGAGATCTTTCACCCGAGACGCAAGCCGGCTTGTATCGGTTCCGTTTAACACCTGAATCGGAAAACCGTCCACTTTAGTCTTCAGCGATTTTACATAATCGTTATACAGGAATTCAGCCCGATCGGCCTTGAAAAGCAACACCTTCTCGCCGAAACCTGCCGTGCCGAGTTCCAGAGGCGCTTCCATGACCGAGACGTCGAAGGGTCGGTCCGATCCAAAAAGCAGAAGAAGCTCGCGAAACTTCTCTTCAGAGAGATCGGTATCGAGTAAAGAATGCATCAGCTTGATCTGCTCGGGCCTGTCGATCTGATCCATCTTTCCTGGCAGCTGCCATAAGACGTTCATGAGCACGCTCTCTGCGCGAAACAGGCGATCGATGTCTGCCAGATACTCCGATCCCTTCTCAAATTTTCCTTTTGCCAGAGAGAACTCTTTTGCCTGCTCTCCAGAGAAGAGTTGCACTCCGTCAGGATACTGGAATTTACCTTTATCAAAGATCACGGGATCCTCGACAAAGAAATCGACCCCTTCGGTTAAATCGATCAGACGTGAGAGAG
This region of Leptonema illini DSM 21528 genomic DNA includes:
- a CDS encoding methyltransferase domain-containing protein, whose amino-acid sequence is MGSLGDGIHTEGRFTFGGDVPERFEEHARRSIPLYDEGHELILKISDSFIGENSVVYDLGCSTGRLLYRLAERHAAQGIRCVGVEREEAMIEYARRQNAHPAIEYKAEDVLEFDLGQEKADLIICYYTVQFVRPAVRQDLINRIFQGLRWGGALLLFEKTRGPDARFQDLLTGLYNDFKLDRGYEASEILRKSQSLRGVLEPFSTQGNLDLLARAGFQDCMTILKYICFEGMIAIK
- a CDS encoding methyltransferase family protein gives rise to the protein MITVGNFFFRWRDTAFSLIFLGGLVLIAYPRPGYWVTGWFGDLQVDQILSLLGLLLALSGIGVRALVIGFIYVKRAGDRKKIHADELFRDGLFAHSRNPLYVGNLLVVTGAMFTVNLGLFWFIVLPFFYFVYYCIIFAEEDFLSKKFGAGYAEYMTTVNRLFPGNLGKLSSSFKGLTFLFKRVVKVEHASTSLILFSVLAANLLKFRYRYGIDYDTALQQSLIAGIVIVLLYFITATSLKQAGKLEWNQND
- the rsfS gene encoding ribosome silencing factor — protein: MATKKSVKKSVTKEAKKTTAKKSPATAKKSVERSAVTPAKKAVKKAVKKAVTKTVKKTAKKATKKTIKATEKEAIKPVKKVAPAKKADVVKAQRPAVEAEYRKPSSDPVIRKLVEDLVAFLDEKKLTDIKVMNLEDVNPYFCFFMIATAGSSLQLGTTAREISRRFGEHLTNKKIRPLDVESGWVIHDFVDVVLHVFVQEQRNYYNLEKLWGDAPVIYSAEAPRFQWPR
- the ltrA gene encoding group II intron reverse transcriptase/maturase, whose protein sequence is METSSTEEGKGTEAAIPLNQKGLSEKLALLRSKLYHKARNEPRFKFYVLYDRIFRMDVLEAAYSRVKANRGSPGVDGITFKQIENSKGGAKAFLESIQKELKEKTYRPSPVRRKYIAKPDGRRRPLGIPTIKDRVVQMATLLIIEPIYEADFLDCSYGFRPKRSAHTALAEIRSHILSGFQAVYDADLKGYFDSIPHDKLILCVEQRISDRSVLRLIRMWLKTPVVEPPDDKGSPPRIARSKQGTPQGGVISPLLANLFLHYFDKVFHGRNGPAVWANAKLVRYADDFVVLARYQSDRLTDFVEGFIEARMGLKINRDKTKTVNLKEKKASLDFLGFTFRFDRDLKGRNRDYLNVLPSKKAVQRMRDRLKIMTGKKMCYQPIDEMIGGINRTLVGWSNYFRFGYPAASFRKVNSYTVHRLTVHLKRRSQRGFRPPNGVSFYSQISKMGLLYLK
- a CDS encoding LCP family protein, whose protein sequence is MKRLLTILIGLMLTACSFGGGDFTTSEDPIHIRLSLQDKNDKSLFLYGRLVIFPTERRALFFFVNTEARTETTADPLRKGFGVFGDPMKEITGKGHDHQITISPESLSRLIDLTEGVDFFVEDPVIFDKGKFQYPDGVQLFSGEQAKEFSLAKGKFEKGSEYLADIDRLFRAESVLMNVLWQLPGKMDQIDRPEQIKLMHSLLDTDLSEEKFRELLLLFGSDRPFDVSVMEAPLELGTAGFGEKVLLFKADRAEFLYNDYVKSLKTKVDGFPIQVLNGTDTSRLASRVKDLVHNRGVRVLNTDNYRSQDFAHSTAIEHSGDFRKARLLMELLGLSENRVFFRRRALDLHATVIMGKDFNMKSLLKE